One Drosophila subobscura isolate 14011-0131.10 chromosome U, UCBerk_Dsub_1.0, whole genome shotgun sequence DNA window includes the following coding sequences:
- the LOC117902535 gene encoding lysosomal alpha-mannosidase: MKYFAFFLFVLLLAVDTKPTEAVCGYESCPETKPNFVNIHLVPHSHDDAGWLKTVDQYFYGHKNNIQHAGVQYIIDTVVSELIKDPKRRFIQVETSFFAKWWKEQSETVKQVVKKLVNEGRLEFTNGAWSMNDEAAVNYHSVIDQFTVGLKFLDETFGACARPRVGWQIDPFGHSREQASLYAQMGYDGEFFSRMDHKDKARRMEDLSLEMIWDASESLSDAKLFTGLLYSSYWETSGFCFDVLCRDDPIIDGDSYDNNVQTRVDDFIAYADKVAAKFRTTHIMIPLGGDFQYEDAHINYKNMDKLIKYVNARQANGSHYNIFYSTPGCYLNSVHKGLQSYPNKTQDFFPYASDSNSFWTGYYTSRPTQKRFERDGNHMLQTAKQLSVFADLKSEQQKEDLDYLRQIMGVMQHHDAITGTEKQAVSNDYDRLLYDGIIGGASNARDALRVLTNLPEGEFESCLQLNISECAFTQDSADNVVVTLFNPLAHTSSQYVRVPVKEENYQVTDEKGRLVASEVVPVAWQVLALEYRQNTTQHELVFRASVNKIASYFIKKVDKVESKEIVLPKAAKKSVKQNDKNVEVPKRFKKVHSMKNVEAHADDDSETVVQTSQIKLVIDNNTGRLKTVEMNGVSETIDQNFAIYETYESGAYVFRQKEDVDLKFLEDKVEFTVYDGALVKEVHQQFSEWISQVIRIYEGVNRVEFEWLVGPIPTDEDTAREIVTVFDSEISSNGVFYTDSNGREMIKRVKDKREDFNPDLGRQPISGNYYPIVSRIALEDSNKRIALLNDRAQGGTSMQNGQLELMLHRRLVRDDGYGVSEVLNEQKYEKPLIARGKVYLILNSVEESTKVERVAEKEILLPFSMFFSKGSSQSSSAVAKTVPSFDDFPQSVHLLTLEPFTDDEILLRVENFLDHIEGNVVSFNIRPIFDGVGGVEIRETTLDGNLPLNEMKRFKFHAEGSGAVSTEAEFYTAAHKPLSADSSMEASEFSVTLNPMQIRTFIIKKK; encoded by the exons ATGAAATACTTCGCATTTTTCCTGTTTGTCTTACTGTTGGCAGTCGACACAAAACCAACTGAGGCTGTCTGTGGCTATGAG TCTTGTcccgaaacgaaaccaaactTTGTCAACATTCACTTGGTGCCACACTCCCACGACGACGCTGGATGGCTGAAGACTGTGGATCagtatttttatggccacaagaACAACATTCAACATGCTGGTGTCCAGTACATAATCGACACAGTTGTCTCGGAGCTGATCAAGGATCCCAAGCGACGCTTCATCCAAGTGGAGACTTCATTTTTTGCCAAATGGTGGAAGGAACAGTCGGAGACTGTCAAGCAGGTGGTCAAAAAATTGGTCAACGAAGGTCGTCTGGAGTTCACCAACGGCGCCTGGAGCATGAACGACGAGGCGGCAGTCAACTATCACAGTGTGATTGATCAGTTTACGGTGGGATTGAA GTTCCTTGATGAGACTTTTGGTGCATGTGCACGTCCTCGAGTTGGCTGGCAGATCGATCCTTTTGGGCACAGTCGCGAGCAGGCCTCGTTGTACGCACAAATGGGCTACGACGGAGAGTTCTTCTCCCGCATGGATCACAAAGATAAGGCCAGGCGCATGGAGGACCTCTCACTGGAAATGATTTGGGATGCCAGCGAGTCCTTGAGCGATGCGAAGCTCTTCACTGGTCTGCTCTACTCCTCATACTGGGAGActtctggcttctgcttcGACGTGCTCTGCAGGGACGATCCAATTATCGACGGAGACAGCTACGACAACAACGTCCAAACCAGGGTGGACGATTTCATTGCCTATGCAGATAAAGTGGCAGCAAAGTTCCGCACGACCCACATCATGATACCCTTGGGCGGGGACTTCCAGTACGAAGACGCCCATATAAACTACAAGAACATGGACAAGCTGATCAA ATATGTCAACGCACGGCAAGCAAATGGATCTCACTACAATATCTTCTACTCCACGCCCGGCTGCTACCTGAACTCTGTGCATAAGGGCCTACAATCCTACCCCAACAAGACGCAGGACTTCTTCCCCTATGCCAGTGACTCCAACAGCTTCTGGACAGGATACTACACCTCCCGACCCACCCAGAAACGCTTCGAGCGCGATGGCAACCACATGCTGCAGACTGCCAAGCAGCTCAGTGTCTTTGCCGATCTGaagagcgagcagcagaaggaagacCTCGATTACCTTCGCCAGATAATGGGAGTAATGCAGCACCACGATGCCATCACCGGAACGGAGAAGCAGGCGGTGTCCAACGACTACGATCGACTGCTCTACGATGGCATTATCGGAGGAGCCAGCAATGCTCGGGATGCTCTGCGAGTGCTGACCAACCTGCCAGAGGGGGAGTTCGAGAGCTGCCTGCAGCTGAACATCAGCGAATGCGCCTTCACCCAGGACAGTGCTGACAATGTGGTGGTGACGCTGTTCAACCCATTGGCCCACACCTCCTCACAGTATGTGCGAGTACCCGTGAAGGAGGAGAACTACCAGGTGACCGACGAGAAGGGACGCTTGGTGGCCTCTGAGGTGGTGCCAGTGGCCTGGCAAGTCCTGGCTCTGGAATACCGCCAGAACACGACTCAGCACGAGCTCGTGTTTAGGGCATCCGTGAACAAGATCGCCAGCTACTTCATCAAGAAGGTTGACAAGGTAGAAAGCAAGGAAATTGTCCTGCCCAAGGCTGCTAAGAAGTCTGTGAAGCAAAATGATAAGAACGTGGAGGTGCCCAAGCGATTTAAGAAGGTTCATTCCATGAAGAATGTGGAGGCTCACGCCGATGATGATTCCGAAACTGTGGTCCAGACATCGCAGATCAAATTGGTGATCGACAATAATACGGGTCGCCTGAAGACCGTTGAGATGAACGGAGTGTCCGAGACTATTGACCAGAACTTCGCCATTTATGAGACTTATGAGTCCGGAGCTTATGTCTTCCGTCAAAAGGAAGACGTTGATCTGAAATTCTTGGAAGACAAGGTGGAGTTTACAGTTTACGATGGAGCTCTGGTGAAGGAAGTGCATCAGCAGTTCAGCGAATGGATCTCCCAGGTCATTCGCATCTACGAGGGTGTCAACCGTGTGGAGTTCGAGTGGCTCGTCGGGCCAATTCCAACTGACGAGGATACCGCCAGGGAAATTGTGACAGTTTTCGATAGCGAAATCTCCTCGAACGGCGTCTTCTACACTGACTCCAATGGTCGCGAGATGATCAAGCGTGTAAAGGATAAGCGAGAGGACTTTAACCCTGATCTAGGCAGGCAGCCAATTAGTGGAAATTATTACCCAATCGTCTCCCGCATTGCCCTGGAGGACAGCAACAAACGCATTGCTCTGCTCAACGATCGAGCCCAGGGTGGAACCAGCATGCAAAACGGACAGTTGGAGCTCATGCTCCACCGTCGTCTTGTTCGGGATGATGGATATGGTGTGAGCGAAGTGCTCAACGAGCAGAAGTACGAGAAACCCCTCATTGCACGCGGAAAGGTCTACCTGATCCTCAACTCTGTGGAGGAATCGACCAAGGTGGAGCGAGTGGCCGAGAAGGAGATCCTCCTTCCCTTCTCCATGTTCTTCAGCAAGGGAAGCagtcagagcagcagcgctgtGGCCAAGACGGTGCCCAGTTTCGATGACTTCCCCCAGTCGGTACATCTCCTCACTCTAGAGCCCTTCACCGATGATGAGATTCTGCTGCGAGTCGAAAACTTCTTGGATCACATTGAGGGTAATGTGGTTAGTTTCAACATTCGGCCGATCTTCGATGGCGTGGGCGGTGTGGAGATCCGGGAGACCACCCTGGATGGTAACCTGCCACTGAACGAGATGAAACGATTCAAGTTCCATGCTGAAGGATCCGGAGCGGTATCCACAGAGGCCGAGTTCTACACGGCTGCGCACAAGCCTCTGTCTGCCGACAGTTCCATGGAGGCCTCCGAGTTCAGTGTCACCCTGAACCCAATGCAAATTCGCACTTTCATCATCAAGAAAAAGTAA
- the LOC117902534 gene encoding lysosomal alpha-mannosidase-like isoform X4: MKYFGSILTFFLLLAIDTKPTGAVCGYESCHDTKPNLVNIHLVPHSHDDVGWLKTVDQYYYGHKNDIQNAGVQYIIDTVVSELIKDPKRRFIQVETAFFAKWWQEQSEAVQQSVKKLVNEGRLEFAGGAWSMNDEAAVNYQSVIDQFTLGLKWLNGTFGACARPRVGWQIDPFGHSREQASLYAQMGYDGEFFSRMDHKDKARRMEDLSLEMIWDASESLSDAKLFTGLLYSSYWETSGFCFDVLCRDDPIIDGDSYDNNVQTRVDDFIAYADKVAAKFRTTHIMIPLGGDFQYEDAHINYKNMDKLIKYVNARQANGSHYNIFYSTPGCYLNSVHKGLQSYPNKTQDFFPYASDSNSFWTGYYTSRPTQKRFERDGNHMLQTAKQLSVFADLKSEQQKEDLDYLRQIMGVMQNHAAITGTEKQAVSNDYDRLLYDGIIGGASNARDALRVLTNLPEGEFESCLQLNISECAFTQDSADDLVVTLFNPLAHTSSQYVRVPVKEENYQVTDEKGRLVASEVVPVAWQVLALRFRKNTTQHELVFKASVNKIASYHIKKVVRRKSNAIFRPKRLKKVVTNNDEESETVLQTSLIKLVIDNNSGLLKTVEMNGVVEDIEQNFGVYNTKGSCLYSFREDEPMSVLSNDVKLAVYDGDLVKEVHQEFNEWISQVIRIYKGVSRVEFEWLIGPIPQTNPKEVITVFDSGISSDGTFYTDSNGRETIKRERDKREDFTPDLENQPTSGNYYPVTSRIYLQDNKKRMVLLNDRSQGGTSMNDGELELMLHRSVLSTNEVQSVADLFDSDLDQGRIAHGKLFLILNALAKKSTVVERLSEKEIHLPFWKFFSSYSKVNRNAAAKPLPDFNLLPKSVHLLTLEPFTDDELLLRVENFLDHIEGQVVSFNIRQIFDGLGGVEIRETTLDGNMPLSEMKRFKFHAEGSGAVSTEAEFYTAAHKPLSADSSMEASEFSVTLNPMQIRTFIIRKK, translated from the exons ATGAAATATTTCGGCAgcattttaacatttttcttaCTCTTGGCAATCGACACAAAACCAACTGGGGCTGTCTGTGGCTATGAG TCTTGTCATGACACAAAACCAAACCTGGTCAACATTCACTTGGTGCCACACTCCCACGACGATGTTGGCTGGCTGAAGACGGTGGACCAgtattattatggccacaaaaacGATATTCAGAATGCTGGTGTCCAGTACATAATCGACACAGTCGTCTCGGAGCTGATCAAGGATCCCAAGCGTCGCTTCATTCAGGTGGAGACTGCCTTCTTTGCCAAATGGTGGCAGGAACAGTCAGAGGCAGTGCAGCAAAGTGTCAAGAAATTGGTCAACGAAGGTCGCCTGGAGTTCGCTGGTGGAGCTTGGAGCATGAACGATGAGGCAGCAGTCAATTATCAGAGTGTGATTGATCAATTTACCTTGGGGCTAAA atggttgAATGGGACTTTTGGCGCTTGTGCACGTCCTCGAGTCGGCTGGCAGATCGATCCTTTTGGACACAGTCGCGAGCAGGCCTCGTTGTACGCACAAATGGGCTACGACGGAGAGTTCTTCTCCCGCATGGATCACAAAGATAAGGCCAGGCGCATGGAGGACCTCTCACTGGAAATGATTTGGGATGCCAGCGAGTCCTTGAGCGATGCGAAGCTCTTCACTGGTCTGCTCTACTCCTCATACTGGGAGActtctggcttctgcttcGACGTGCTCTGCAGGGACGATCCAATTATCGACGGAGACAGCTACGACAACAACGTCCAAACCAGGGTGGACGATTTCATTGCCTATGCAGATAAAGTGGCAGCAAAGTTCCGCACGACCCACATCATGATACCCTTGGGCGGGGACTTCCAGTACGAAGACGCCCATATAAACTACAAGAACATGGACAAGCTGATCAA ATATGTCAACGCACGGCAAGCAAATGGATCTCACTACAATATCTTCTACTCCACGCCCGGCTGCTACCTGAACTCTGTGCATAAGGGCCTACAATCCTACCCCAACAAGACGCAGGACTTCTTCCCCTATGCCAGTGACTCCAACAGCTTCTGGACAGGATACTACACCTCCCGACCCACCCAGAAACGCTTCGAGCGCGATGGCAACCACATGCTGCAGACTGCCAAGCAGCTCAGTGTCTTTGCCGATCTGaagagcgagcagcagaaggaagacCTCGATTACCTTCGCCAGATAATGGGAGTAATGCAGAACCACGCTGCCATCACAGGGACGGAGAAGCAGGCGGTCTCCAACGACTACGATCGACTGCTCTACGATGGCATTATCGGAGGAGCCAGCAATGCTCGGGATGCTCTGCGAGTGCTGACCAACCTGCCAGAGGGGGAGTTCGAGAGCTGCCTGCAGCTGAACATCAGCGAATGCGCCTTCACCCAGGACAGTGCTGACGATTTGGTGGTGACGCTGTTCAACCCATTGGCCCACACCTCCTCACAGTATGTGCGAGTACCCGTGAAGGAGGAGAATTACCAGGTGACCGACGAGAAGGGACGCTTGGTGGCCTCTGAGGTGGTGCCAGTGGCCTGGCAAGTCCTGGCTCTGAGATTCCGCAAGAACACCACTCAGCACGAGCTCGTGTTCAAAGCATCCGTGAACAAGATCGCCAGCTACCACATCAAGAAGGTCGTTAGGCGAAAAAGCAATGCAATTTTCCGGCCCAAGAGATTGAAGAAGGTTGTAACCAACAATGACGAAGAGTCCGAAACTGTATTGCAAACGTCGCTGATCAAATTGGTGATTGACAACAACTCGGGGCTGCTTAAGACCGTTGAGATGAACGGAGTTGTTGAGGACATTGAGCAGAACTTTGGAGTGTACAACACAAAAGGATCGTGCCTTTATAGTTTCCGTGAGGATGAACCTATGAGTGTGCTGTCAAACGATGTGAAGCTCGCCGTTTATGATGGGGATTTGGTGAAGGAAGTGCACCAAGAGTTCAACGAGTGGATCTCCCAGGTCATTCGGATCTATAAAGGTGTCAGTCGAGTGGAGTTTGAATGGCTGATCGGTCCTATACCACAGACAAATCCCAAAGAGGTCATCACTGTTTTTGATAGTGGAATCTCATCGGATGGAACCTTCTACACTGACTCCAATGGTCGGGAGACGATTAAACGAGAAAGGGACAAGCGCGAAGACTTTACACCCGACTTGGAGAATCAACCGACTAGCGGCAACTATTATCCAGTCACATCCCGCATTTACCTGCAGGATAATAAGAAGCGAATGGTCCTGCTGAACGATCGCTCTCAGGGCGGAACGAGCATGAATGACGGAGAGCTGGAGCTCATGCTGCATCGCAGTGTCCTATCCACTAATGAAGTTCAAAGTGTCGCGGACTTATTTGATTCTGACTTAGATCAAGGTCGTATAGCacatggaaaattgtttttaattctCAATGCTCTGGCAAAGAAAAGTACTGTCGTTGAGCGTTTATCCGAGAAGGAGATTCATTTGCCCTTTTGGAAGTTTTTCAGTAGTTACAGCAAAGTTAACAggaatgctgctgccaaacCATTGCCCgactttaatttattgccaaagTCGGTCCATCTTCTCACCTTGGAGCCCTTCACCGATGACGAGCTTCTGCTGCGAGTCGAAAACTTCTTGGATCACATTGAGGGTCAGGTGGTTAGCTTCAACATACGTCAGATCTTTGATGGCTTGGGCGGTGTGGAGATACGGGAGACCACCTTGGATGGCAACATGCCACTGAGCGAGATGAAACGATTCAAGTTCCATGCGGAAGGATCCGGAGCGGTATCCACAGAGGCCGAGTTCTACACGGCTGCGCACAAGCCTCTGTCTGCCGACAGTTCTATGGAGGCCTCCGAGTTCAGTGTCACCCTGAACCCAATGCAAATTCGCACTTTCATCATCAGGAAAAAGTAA